Within Plasmodium cynomolgi strain B DNA, scaffold: 1585, whole genome shotgun sequence, the genomic segment TGCgtctccaattttttaaatggtaTACATTTTGAGAGTTATATATTTCCATTAAACGCTGATGAAATTTACAATATTGACAAGGATAAtcttaataaaatgaatatattatatagttTATATAAGAAGTACAGtaaatttaatgatattataGATGATAAGTTAATGCTGGATAAACAATCATTTTTATCTCTCTCAACTAATTTTTGCAACGATTATATAGAAGCTAGTTATATGTGTAATGGTAAagataataaattttgtacacaactaaaaattttagaacaaaatatgaagaaatttacAATAAATTAAGAGGAAAGAGT encodes:
- a CDS encoding hypothetical protein (putative) encodes the protein MNILYSLYKKYSKFNDIIDDKLMLDKQSFLSLSTNFCNDYIEASYITKYEEIYNKLRGKSIEYSNNFIKLSECEKTNTMTTALIGTTFGLIPFFGVLYKVKEINFIF